The DNA window TTCAGGGCGGACGGCGCCATCCGGTGATTCACGCGCTGTGGAAGGAGTCCCTGATGTGCGGTCTCGTCGGAATGACCGCGGAGCGCGACGATGTGGTCCCTGAAGTGCTGGCGCGTTTGGCTTCAGTGGAATATCGCGGCTACGACTCGTTCGGACTCGCCTTCCTGGCGAACGGAGCAATCGGGATGTCGAAGGCTGTCGGCTCCGTCTCCCAGGCGCTGCATGAGCGGCGCCTCTCCCGCCTCCAGGGCAGCACCTGCGCACTGGCTCACACGAGATGGGCCACACACGGCCGTGTGACCGTGAGCAACGCTCATCCTCATCTGTCCTTCGACGGCGCAGTCGCGGTGGCGCACAACGGCGTCATCGAGAACCATGCCGGTCTCCGGCGGAAGTTCGAGTCGGACGTCGTCCGGTTCACCAGTGAAACGGACAGCGAGGTCGTCGCGCACATCATCGCCACCTACCTGGCTGCTGGCGTGCCTCTGCTCACGGCAATCTGCCTGACGGCCGGTCTCCTCGAAGGCGAATTCGCGCTGGGCATCATTTCCACGGCTGATCCGTCTGCCCTGTACGGCGTGCGGCAGAAGAGTCCCCTCGTATTGTGCGAGGACGGCGGACGTGCCGCGATTGCCTCTGACCAGAGCGCGCTTTCTGGGATCGCGCGAGGGCGGGCCGTGTTCCTGGAGGACGGCGACCTGGTGCGACTCCGAGCGAACTCCATCGAGGTCTTCACAGCCGGCGGAGGCGGCGTGCCGCTGCCGGTTGCGCGTGCTCACCTTCCCTGCTCGGACGTCGGCTTCACAGTGAGCAAGAGCGGGCATCGGCACTTCATGCTCAAGGAGATCCATGAGACTCCACAAGGGGGGCAGACCAAGTAAGCCGGAAAAGGCTAATAGGGCTGGTCAGCGATATCTCGCGTGTTCAGGGCTCGTCGTGAGTTGTGCGGTGATGTCTCCTCCGCCCTCGCTGCGGCACCGCTGCGAGCGTCATGACCGCCGCGCCTCGCTCGGAGCAGTCCCGCCTCGGTGCAATAGTACGACGACAAAGCCAGTGGCGATCTTCGTGACGGGCGGGCGCCAAAGCTGCAGGCGCTTGTCTATTGACGGAAGGTGTCACTCCGTCGCGCCTGGCTCATGTCGTCATCGTAACGTGGCGGCAGCGGTTCAGCTCGCCGCCCGGAAGCTGAGTGCCAAGCCATTGATCTGATTTCCGCTGGCCGTAGCTATGCGGGTTGTCGAGGTCGGGCATCAGTCCCGCTGTTTACTTTTTCTCTCGCGCCTAATTGCAAGCCAAGCGCCGATTAGACCAACAGCTGTGCCACTTGTCCCAAAAAGAAAGCCTCTCTCGAAGCCAATGCCCATGATCGTCGTGCAGAGGCCGACGACTGTGGCGCATATCGCGACGATTGTCAGGATAACGATAAAGGATGCGAAGAGCTGCGCGATCTTCTTTGGCGCTAGCATGACACCTTCCGCACTTGAGGGCCCTCTGTGGGGCGGATACATCATACCCTAGTCTTGCGGCGAGGCCGTGCCTGACCGCAAGACTAGGGTAACGGGCCAACTACTTGGTCAATTGCGATCTGAAGCTGATATTATTTCTTTTTCTTTTTCTCTTTTTTGACGGGGTTGAGCTGGCCCTGTAGCTTGTCCGCTGCCTTTTCTAGCATATCCTTGAGTGTCCCTGCCAGCGGCCCGAGTAGCTTCCTTACATGTTTATTGTCCATGAATCCGGCAGCTTTGATTAGGATCGCTGGGAGAATTCCGCCAAGTGCGATTTCTGTGCCTACTGCTTCCCAGAAGCCTTTCCAGAATACGCCCATGACCTGTTCGGCAGTACCTAGACCTTTGGGGTCGTCGCTCTTTTCGTAGGCGTGTTTTATCAGTGCGACGAGGCCGCCGACAAGTCCTTTGCAGGCGAGGTAGCCGAATCCGGTTCCGCGGCAGACGACGCCAAGCGCTTCTTCGATGGCCCAGAATATTACGCCACAGACGGAGAAGAATTGGCATTCGCGTTTGCCGTCGAGATCGAAGCAGTTGATGGGGTCGGCAGAGCAGTAGTCATAGGCATTGGCGCTGCCTCCGAAAACAGGGTCGACTTGGAGGAAGCGTCCAGTCTCCGGGTTGTAAAGCCTCACCCCCATGAGGACCAGGCCGGCGAGGCTGTCGATGGACCGTTGCTCTCCGCCGAGCCACCCATATCGGATGGGGTTGGTGGTGTTCTCGGTCCGGGAAATGCCGTACTCAGTCTGCTCGAAGTAGGCTGTGATGCCGACGGCTGCCGTGGTGTTGTCGCAGGTGGCGACGACATCCCCGTGAAGGTTGATGAGTTGGATGGTGCTGGAGCCGGTGCTGGACTGGGTTGCTGCCAGTCCAATAAACCCGACGATGTTACGGGTCCACGTGCCATCCGCTTCGGCTATCCAGGCCGGGCTATCCCCCGATCCGGAGTAGTGATTGACGACTGTGCCGGGGCGGGGCCCACCGGTGCTGATCATCGAACGAATACGCCACAGCGGGTCCAGGGTGAAGGTCTTGTGCTGACCGTTCTGGGTGAGAGAAGCGACCATGTCATTGACGTGATAGCCGACCTGCAGGTTGGTCCCGCCTTCGACGTGGTGACTAGGTACCTGGGTAGTGCGGCCGAAGGCGTCGTAGGAATAGCCGCTGTCAGTGATCCGATCGGCATTGTCGAAGCTCGATGTGCGGGTTGCGGCGGAGGTGGAGGTGGAGCATGCGCCAGCTGCATCGGCACCGTAGGTAGTGAGACTGGTGCGATTGGAGTTGACGTCAAAGCCGTAGACGCGTGTGGTGCATTGGCCCTTGTAGCTGTCGGCGACCTGTGTGAGGCGACCAGCGGTGTCGTAGGTGTATCGCTGGCTACTGGCGGAGCTGCTGCTCGCGGAGACTCGACCCAGGAAATCAGGAGTCTGGGTAAACTC is part of the Nonomuraea coxensis DSM 45129 genome and encodes:
- a CDS encoding RHS repeat-associated core domain-containing protein, whose product is MSSRQRTLITYDEGKPVSSTIYRLPTTTKIEPIILDGSATPGPNDVRTTKMGYDPIASGDVSGWELRRPTSETTVLDGQADIVRKLRFDAAGREIERRMPASNGTDAGTTALSYYTVGAHPSVTECGNKPQWAGLACRTAPVTQPAQNPLPITVTTYGYLGDTATVRETVGSTTRITTTRRDAAGRVEKSKVDVLPEAEGGSALPEISYTYHPATGMKTQAGAGDAVVSTSYDSFGREISNTDADGNTSITTYTVDDQVATVNDGKGITTYTYDGTSADGKTERRGYPVKIEASGAGSFTAAYDADGQLAQQAYPNGLTATYRYDNRGKRIGQTYSKSGTRWMEFTQTPDFLGRVSASSSSASSQRYTYDTAGRLTQVADSYKGQCTTRVYGFDVNSNRTSLTTYGADAAGACSTSTSAATRTSSFDNADRITDSGYSYDAFGRTTQVPSHHVEGGTNLQVGYHVNDMVASLTQNGQHKTFTLDPLWRIRSMISTGGPRPGTVVNHYSGSGDSPAWIAEADGTWTRNIVGFIGLAATQSSTGSSTIQLINLHGDVVATCDNTTAAVGITAYFEQTEYGISRTENTTNPIRYGWLGGEQRSIDSLAGLVLMGVRLYNPETGRFLQVDPVFGGSANAYDYCSADPINCFDLDGKRECQFFSVCGVIFWAIEEALGVVCRGTGFGYLACKGLVGGLVALIKHAYEKSDDPKGLGTAEQVMGVFWKGFWEAVGTEIALGGILPAILIKAAGFMDNKHVRKLLGPLAGTLKDMLEKAADKLQGQLNPVKKEKKKKK
- a CDS encoding class II glutamine amidotransferase, translating into MCGLVGMTAERDDVVPEVLARLASVEYRGYDSFGLAFLANGAIGMSKAVGSVSQALHERRLSRLQGSTCALAHTRWATHGRVTVSNAHPHLSFDGAVAVAHNGVIENHAGLRRKFESDVVRFTSETDSEVVAHIIATYLAAGVPLLTAICLTAGLLEGEFALGIISTADPSALYGVRQKSPLVLCEDGGRAAIASDQSALSGIARGRAVFLEDGDLVRLRANSIEVFTAGGGGVPLPVARAHLPCSDVGFTVSKSGHRHFMLKEIHETPQGGQTK